A stretch of DNA from Hypomesus transpacificus isolate Combined female unplaced genomic scaffold, fHypTra1 scaffold_139, whole genome shotgun sequence:
ctctaagcaagagtcattgtgatccttgaggaaactagcattgggtccagcaaaccattcctaagtaccgttgtactcccggaacaagtgctaTCATGGGCCTAAACCAGATATACACCAGATTTCAAAAACGGAATTTATCTTAGGGGGTTAGTAACTTCATGAGCTGAATAAAAGTGATTTTGCTACCACCCCTGCACTGCTATCGTGATTTTTCTAGTACTAGGGGTGTATACCTTGCCAAAAAATCCCTATGAGACTTTGTCCCCCCAGATGAGACTGATGAGCCTAAATTTGGGGCCCTGGCTCATGGACTAAAGCTGACTAAAGCATGAACATTCAAATGTTAGGTTGTAATTATAGCAGGCTTGTTAACCTGTCTACCATATGAGTTACAGAGAGGATACACATCATATCAAGCCGTTTATTCATCTGATATAATGTGTacccctagcctggctctgctgccctcctacgtacttctgtTCAATTTTGTTTTTCCATCTGTACTGCGTCTGGGCTtgaggtacgtaagtcagatgtctcaggttaactttctacctgtccaatcagcgaacagagggagtggctgagaacgatgacgttaatgttgtgcgctagtttgtgttgtggttccgtaatggcggcggagaaagatgcgagcaaagcaattaggtccgttgtggcaacgctgccgaacatccataagctaaagccggatcaagaacaagttttgttgagttttgttggtggccatgatgttgtggccctcctccccacggggttcgggaacagtttgattttccagctacgcagctagctctgttacagtagtggtgaaggctAAGGCGAaagctagcgattggttatgccagatcagagtggctctaggcagatccaatagttttaaatttAAACAGattacccgcctacaaggaagtcaacgcttgtcaatggagcaaaCCCAGACTCTGTAGGctactagtgatgggaagttcggatcattttactgactcggttctttgaatctcgttcagtaggtgtgttcgacttcatgcagtcCCACCGTCGCCTGccgcccggctgacttgaagaagctaatggcattctcagcttcaaggctgCCGGCTGCAGCCGACTGTCGGCGCCgctggcgctgcatgaagtcgaaaaCACCTcatgaaatgaacgaatcttttttttcGACATAATctacaattacactgcacttaaCTGTAAGTAAGAAGGTACCAAAAAGTCTAATTAACAAAACGTGTAATTATTacttgtgaacgaatatcattcacgtcttactagtCACGCAAAAGTTAAAGTGAAGGAGGTAAACACatcctgtttcctcttctgagcctatacaggtcacgtgaaaaatgatccaaagactcgtacccgaccgaggcaaaatgaacgaatcatttctgtttcctctagctaggGTTATGGCTAGTTTTCTTTAACGATGTCAGTTGTCAATTTACGCATTGTGTTATGAAAAATAACTACATCAATAAAAGCTTTTTGGTTTGCAGTTATTTAAAGGTTAAAATAGTGCCACACAATTAATAAATCCCTAAAGGACATCAGAGGAATATTAGCCAACGTTTGGAGTCTAAACcaattaaatagcctacatctaTTCCTTCTTTAACGGGTAAGGATTTGGGTCTCATAACAATTAGGTTCGGTTTTTGGGTGAAAATCTGTCCTTATGTCGGGTGTCGGGTGTCGGTTCGGTCTCGGAATTGATGTTGCCTGCGTGGTTTACCTACGGTTCCAAAAAACGAAACCGTGCAGGGACCTGCTCTGGGGTCATTTGAGAGGAAATGACAAAAAACTATCGAAAGTTCCTCCCACTCACATTTGTCTAACTTTAACTCTGTTAATCTGGTCAATAATTCCAACAGGATAGTTTAATAGTAATTTGGTCATTGTTTAGTACAGTAGCCATATATTGAATTTTTCTGTAAACTCTGTGATTATCGCGGTAAAACTTGCCTAAATCAACATCATTCTATTTGCGATCTTCCAGCCATGCCTGCCTCGACTTTAAACCACTGTGCTCGATTCCTTTGGTCTGTTTCAACATGTCAGCCCCGTGGGTAGAGGTGTAATGCGGCTGTCATGTCAACATGTCTCTGCTCAGACTATGTGCCTTTCCCCGATGTTTGAGTGGCCAAGCTCTGCTCGACACAAGCGTCTTTCGAGTGTCGCATGCGAGGCGACGTCCCGTGTGTCACACCGTCCGGGAGGCGGCGGAGCGGTTTCGAGCAGGTAGGCTAGTCTCCCGAGGAGCCGGTGGCCAGCAGCCGTCCTGATTGCTTGAAGCATAATGAGTAGATTACCGTGTCTTGTCTTAacgatgtctgtgtgtttgtctgttgtcCTTTAAGAGAACCCGTGGACGTTTCAACGGCAGAATTTCTCGGCCCGTGCACGAGCTGTCTTTTCCAGGGCGGCCGATGGCAGGAAGAGAACGCGGGAGCAGTCGGTGTTATTGGACGGTAGGAACGGATGTATCTGGTTCGCGTCTAACTATTACTAGCAGACACATGATAGCCTAAGAGTTAACCAAAAGCTGGCTAGCAAACAAATGTCGACAACGTAGTTAGCAAGTCCTTTGTTATGTTAAGGTGGTGTTAACatacaaaacagctgttgtaaaatGTACTTGTTCCTGACTTAGCTTCATTCCATCACATCACTTAAatgctttctttttctcttcctctgtcatctccttctctcctcttctcccctctccatccccgccctccctccctcccttatcccgcctccctcctcttcagTCCTAGAAGCCAGGATCCAACAGCTTCAATGTGGCTTCCTCCTGGAACCCCCGCCCTCCCAAGCCCCACCCCTCAGACCCCCCCAGCAAGGCAGAGGTGGGGCCCCAGCCAGGCTCCCTGTGGGGGGCCAGCCcaggggggcggtggggggcggCGCCCCTGGCAAGGAACAGGCCAGCCGCTGGATGGAGAAGCTGAACAAGGAAAAGAGGGTAACCAATACAAAGCTGCAGAGGATCCAGCAGAAGAACACCAAGACCCCCACCCTAACCTCCAAGACCCCCACCCTAACCTCCAAGACCCCCACCCTAACCTCCGAGCCTACCACCAAGATTACCTCCAAGCCCACCAGCAAGACTACCTCCAAGCCCTCCAACAAGACTACCTCCAAGACTAGCTCCAAGCCCACCACCAAGAGTACCAGAAACCCTGCCTCTAAGGCCAGGATGATggctgaggctgggagggaggctggggcggAGGCCATTGTGAGGACTGGGCCTAAAGCAGAGACTAAGGTCAAGACTAAGGCCAAGACTAAGCTCAAGACTAAGGctagggctggtggaggggccGGAGGTGGAGGTTCTGGAGGTGGGCAGAGGAAGGCTGAGGTGTCTAGGGAGGCTGggcagcaggaggaggctgggcagCAAGAGGAGGCCAGCTGGGACAGGGAACTGGAGGGGTTACAGGAGTTACAGGCACGGATCAACCAgctgcctggggctggggctgggggggagcaggcccacagccccacagcggTACGGTCCTACCTGGAGGCGTGTGTGGCAGCGTTGGACATCAATGTGGCTCATCGCTTCCTGCTGGAGCAGCATCGCCGTCTGAAGAGACGCAACATGCTGACCACCGCTGAGTACAACACCATGATGAGAGCCTGGGCcaagagggtgaggagggggaggagggactgtgtaggtgcgtgtgtgtgtgtgtgtgtaaggtttgatggtgtgcgtgtgtgtcccatGCAGGGTAACCTAGGTAACGTTCGTCGTATCTTCACGCTGCTGGATGAGGCGGGGCTGAAGCCAGACCTAGGCTCCTACGCTGCCGCCCTGGAGGCCATGGGTCGCATCACATCCTGCCCCGCGCACATcatcctcaggtacacacaaacatcatcCTCAGGTACACACGCACATCATCCTCAGGTACACACGCACATCATCCTCAGGTACACACGCACATCATCCTCAggtagatgagtgtgtgtgtgcgtgcgcaggTGTCTAAGCCAGCTGGAGGGGGATGGTCTAAGTCTGGATGGCATGTTCAGCAAGGTGATGTTCAAGCAGGATGAGAAGGACATGGTTGTGAAGGCTGTACACGCCGTCCGGCCAGACTACCAGCCCAGCAGCTCCttcacccagcctctctgctcttctcctctgGTCAAGGACTTCTACACTCAGGTgaacctctcctctttcctacATCTTTACCTTCAGTTCTAAGAGCAGGACCGTTGTAGCCAAGCTTGCTTCTTGTTGATATTCTGTTAGTCAGGCTGCAGTATAGCAACATGTTCTGCTCAAAACTAGCCTGTGATAGATCTGTTGTCCAGGAAAATGACACTTTATAGAAAAAATATTGTACAACTATTTACAGATGTATTATCATtttctgactgactgtgtgtgtgtgttcaggctggAGAGGCGTCCTACCCTAAGCTGCCGTTCTCCCATGCGGAGCTGCAGAGGAGGTTCAAGCAGCAGCTCAGTGAGGAGCAGGCCTGCACCGTCACCATCCAGTCAGTAGAGGGCAGCAAACCTGTCACTCCCCACGCCTCCAGGATggtacacacaccctacacacccacaaacacaccatatactagggctgggcgataaatattatagaagtaatgacttccctcaataaagatattgTAACatgaattcattttcaataatgtcgagagagaataattaggaacagcagtccatttaatttctatGGTgtagcaggaagttgcggagaaatacGCTAAtattaaccgcggaaaattagtcttgTTGCTGAAAatagtggcagcgatagccatggcgagggaacAACTTCCAataaagaaattattgataaaaagggtgcGTCTTCAGTTAAttggaagtggtttggctttttaaaatccgacaaagagcagagcaatgtctaccaagtctggtaacgacaaaccttttttaccacttGAAGCAatatcactcgttggaacatgcagcaggtgtgtgtttgcaccaAGGTATTGAtcaaaagcttaagttacttgaccccaggtacgtgctccctggccgcaaacatttctctcacaccgctctgcctaaacttgatgccgagtgtaggggaaaagttgaggaagagacttatttggctactactacagatctgtggtctatcgtttaattatcgtaatcgaatggaaatataaatatctatcgtgatgattttttacccatatcgcccagccctaccaaacacatacacactaacgtGGTCCCGGTtaaccctccttccctccccctcctgtcctgCAGAGGGAGCTGTTGAGTGAGCTGCGCTCCCAGTGGCAGAGCAGCCTCCTGCTGGCCTTCAGAGAAACCAGGCAGGCCATGGCCTCCAGTAGCCACCATCACCTCAAGACCAGCTTGTACCCCTACCTGTGTCTGCTCCAGGACCAGGACTACACAGGCATCATGATgcaggtagcacacacacacactcacacaccctgaccTCTGTCTTTTGTCTTCTACTCATCCTCTGTTGTGTCCTGTCTATCTTCCTCTATCATCCttctatccctcccccctccctccagagccTGCGAGGGATGTCCCCCCAGGGGGACTCTCTGCACAGCCTGGCTCGCTCTCTGGGGACGCAGGTCCACAGCAAGTTGTGTGTCCAGGACAGGAACCACAGCAGGATGGTGCACAAGCTGGGCCAAGTGTACCACGagtacacacacctgctggcCCAGGACACAGAggtaaacacaacacacacacacacgagtacacacacctgctggcCCAGGACACAAAggtaaacacaacacacacacacgagtacacacacctgctggcCCAGGACacagaggtaaacacacacacacacacagcatcagtctcctcaggaagcaTTCATTAGATGACATGTCCATAACCCCGCtccccccagtcctcctcctcccttcccaggGAGCACTGGTGTCGTGTGGAGGCTGCCCAGGCCTCAGGGCCCTCCCTCCAGGGGGACGACGCCCCATGGCCCCCCATGCTGGTGCTGGAGCTGGGCACCTTCCTGGTGGAGCTCATGGTGAAACACCTGCAGGTCCGCAGCAACATCCTGAAcccccagcagacagacagcaaggTGGTCCCCATCCTCTACCACATGTACACCTTCCGCAGCGTGAAGCAGGTACGCTCCCTCTGAACAGCCTgaacacaccctgcctccacctgaacacaccctgcctctccacctgaacacaccctgcctccacctgaacacaccctgcctccacctgaacacaccctgcctccacctgaACACACCGTGCCTCCACCTgaacacaccctgcctctccacctgaacacaccctgcctccacctgaacacaccctgcctccacctgaacacaccctgcctccacctgaACATACCATGCCTCCACCTGAACATACCCTGCCTCTAACTGAACACACTCTGCCTTCTCAGCGCCTGTTTTTTTATAGTCTCTAAATATCGGATTTCGAAATCTAATCTAAATATCTGTCTCcatctaaacccccccccccccccccccccccaggtcggCTTCATCAAGCCCCACCCCATCCTGAGCCAGATACAGCTGGACGCCATGGAAACGACTTTGACGTTTGACTCGTATGTGATGCCCATGctgtgtcctcccctcccctggacAACCACACGCTCTGGTGGCTACCTGCTCACCCCTGCCAAGATCATGCGTACAGGCGGAGCAG
This window harbors:
- the polrmt gene encoding DNA-directed RNA polymerase, mitochondrial, with protein sequence MSLLRLCAFPRCLSGQALLDTSVFRVSHARRRPVCHTVREAAERFRAENPWTFQRQNFSARARAVFSRAADGRKRTREQSVLLDVLEARIQQLQCGFLLEPPPSQAPPLRPPQQGRGGAPARLPVGGQPRGAVGGGAPGKEQASRWMEKLNKEKRVTNTKLQRIQQKNTKTPTLTSKTPTLTSKTPTLTSEPTTKITSKPTSKTTSKPSNKTTSKTSSKPTTKSTRNPASKARMMAEAGREAGAEAIVRTGPKAETKVKTKAKTKLKTKARAGGGAGGGGSGGGQRKAEVSREAGQQEEAGQQEEASWDRELEGLQELQARINQLPGAGAGGEQAHSPTAVRSYLEACVAALDINVAHRFLLEQHRRLKRRNMLTTAEYNTMMRAWAKRGNLGNVRRIFTLLDEAGLKPDLGSYAAALEAMGRITSCPAHIILRCLSQLEGDGLSLDGMFSKVMFKQDEKDMVVKAVHAVRPDYQPSSSFTQPLCSSPLVKDFYTQAGEASYPKLPFSHAELQRRFKQQLSEEQACTVTIQSVEGSKPVTPHASRMRELLSELRSQWQSSLLLAFRETRQAMASSSHHHLKTSLYPYLCLLQDQDYTGIMMQSLRGMSPQGDSLHSLARSLGTQVHSKLCVQDRNHSRMVHKLGQVYHEYTHLLAQDTESSSSLPREHWCRVEAAQASGPSLQGDDAPWPPMLVLELGTFLVELMVKHLQVRSNILNPQQTDSKVVPILYHMYTFRSVKQVGFIKPHPILSQIQLDAMETTLTFDSYVMPMLCPPLPWTTTRSGGYLLTPAKIMRTGGAAQHEVLLDRTPTQSLHAVLDSLSQLGNCAWRVNQHLLDVIISLFNDRGNEKLAVPPPVSEGPEVPRFSPRDPTVSPAQKATLKTQANKAKKRLSEMHSLRVSALYKLSIALHLRDQVFWFPHNMDFRGRTYPIPPHLNHLGSDVTRAILVFAEGRPLGPRGLDWIKIHLVNLTGLKKRCSLQERLGHANSLMEEILDSADHPLTGRGWWMEAEEPWQALGCCMEIANATRSPDPAQYISHLPVHQDGSCNGLQHYAALGRDVVGATSVNLAPCPLPQDVYSSVAQQVEVFRCRDAARGVQVAQVLEGVVGRRVVKQTVMTVVYGVTRYGGRLQIEKRLREAQDFPREYLWEASHYLVHQVFNSLKEMFTGTREIQDWLTDSARLISKSGRPVEWVTPLGLPIIQPYHRPRHTQLNSTMQTLCLSINYDAKQRPDTMKQKNAFPPNFIHSLDSTHMMLTALHCCRAGVTFASVHDCFWTHAITVDTMNKVCREQFVALHSQPILQELSNFLLKNYCSGLPSDLKKPDYRRMMLLLAKVPQTGDFDLQKVKESTFFFS